The following proteins come from a genomic window of Aspergillus oryzae RIB40 DNA, chromosome 4:
- a CDS encoding ketopantoate reductase family protein (ketopantoate reductase), translated as MSPPKANILLIGSGGVGTIAALNLEAGNLARVTAVLRSNYHAVTSNGFNITSCDHGILKGWKPSTITNRIPDPTPDSPKYDYIICTTKVITDCPPSTANLIKPAVTPGHTVIVLIQNGLNIETPYFAAFPDNIVLSGISMIDSHEVAPGVIEHGSADDLVIGAFRNPNLDIAVEAAAAERFVGLYSAAGKTKCVLGLDVGYSRWRKLIFNACLNSICALTGLDTGRIRLAGDAVEMLVRPAMEEIRAAAGSVGVDLPGSVCEEVIGAYPVALYLPPSMLEDVWKGNLIEVESIVGEPLRVGRANGVAMPTLSVLYNLLKGVQWRTKEKRGLIEIPAPGSDVADL; from the exons atgtcaccccccaaagccaacaTCCTCCTAATCGGCAGCGGCGGCGTCGGCACAATCGCAGCCCTAAACCTGGAAGCCGGAAACCTGGCCCGCGTAACCGCCGTCCTACGCTCAAACTACCACGCCGTAACATCCAACGGCTTCAACATCACATCCTGCGACCACGGGATTCTAAAAGGATGGAAACCCAGCACCA TAACAAACCGCATCCCGGACCCAACCCCGGACTCCCCCAAATACGACTACATAATCTGCACCACAAAAGTGATCACCGATTGTCCCCCGTCAACAGCCAATCTGATCAAGCCAGCCGTAACACCAGGCCACACTGTAATCGTACTAATCCAAAACGGGTTGAACATCGAAACGCCCTATTTCGCCGCCTTCCCCGACAACATCGTCCTCTCGGGCATAAGCATGATTGATTCGCACGAGGTCGCACCTGGGGTTATCGAGCACGGATCCGCGGATGATCTTGTCATTGGCGCATTCCGGAATCCTAATTTAGATATTGCCGTTGAAGCGGCAGCCGCAGAGCGTTTCGTGGGATTGTATTCTGCGGCTGGGAAGACGAAGTGTGTCCTGGGATTGGATGTGGGGTATAGTCGGTGGAGGAAGTTGATATTCAATGCGTGTTTGAATTCGATTTGTGCGCTTACGGGTTTGGATACGGGGCGGATTAGGCTTGCAGGGGATGCAGTGGAGATGCTGGTTAGACCTGCTATGGAGGAGATTCGGGCTGCGGCGGGGTCTGTTGGGGTGGATTTGCCGGGGAGTGTTTGTGAGGAGGTTATTGGGGCTTATCCTGTGGCGTTGTATTTGCCTCCAAGTATGTTGGAGGATGTTTGGAAG GGGAATCTTATTGAGGTCGAGAGTATTGTTGGCGAACCGCTGAGGGTTGGTCGTGCTAATGGGGTGGCTATGCCTACTCTGTCTGTTTTATATAATCTACTGAAAGGGGTCCAGTGGAggacgaaggagaaaagagggcTGATTGAGATACCGGCTCCGGGTAGTGATGTCGCGGATTTGTAA
- a CDS encoding uncharacterized protein (predicted protein), protein MKAMDAMQNDDDPTSYIFYLVGQSSSDGLVPLRELLVQIYEKWDHIAKRKGLTTQCPISFTEEEIREGRCQGEEWAVAFNEYENLRAQLLGKDGGISLPRRIVQRGCLKPSETQR, encoded by the exons ATGAAGGCTATGGATGCCATGCAGAATGATGACGATCCTACCTCttatatcttctatctcGTCGGGCAATCTTCATCTGATGGCTTGGTGCCCTTGAGGGAGCTTCTCGTCCAAATATACGAAAAGTGGGACCACATcgcgaagagaaaaggattaACAACGCAGTGCCCAATATCGTTTACTGAAGAGGAGATCAGGGAAGGACGGTGTCAGGGAGAGGAGTGGGCAGTAGCTTTCAATGAGTACGAAAACCTGCGAGCTCAACTTCTCGGGAAGGATGG AGGGATTTCACTGCCTCGTCGAATTGTCCAGCGAGGTTGTTTGAAACCCAGTGAAACACAACGCTAG
- a CDS encoding sterol desaturase family protein (predicted protein), which yields MATKPNPKDSMKSTWRTANRDEWNINHWAIELLNVHPTELNKEIPIHQKDEKVPYITQWSLNIWVLFYGALPLLMHQVYATFTGHNLGPIAVFNFYFMAFNAVVIFEVHILRRLGHIYGFLDGDKHDRDGVPDVGIGKVVTSLYKTTGSRIALAVYFTYNINQLPSQLNWPMLPLQIGLYGIVLDFWFYWYHRLMHDVSFLWKFHRTHHLTKHPNPLLAAYADHEQEFFDMVGVPMATYFSLKLMGLPLGFYEWWLCHQYIAFTEVLGHSGLRLHSTGASTMAWLLELLGAEIVIEDHDLHHRKGWRKSHNYGKQTRLWDRIFGTCHDRIEGTKDNIDYVNSVNMPLF from the coding sequence ATGGCTACCAAGCCCAATCCCAAGGACTCGATGAAGTCCACCTGGCGCACCGCCAACCGCGACGAATGGAACATCAACCACTGGGCCATCGAGCTATTGAACGTACACCCAACCGAGCTCAACAAGGAAATCCCCATACACCAAAAGGACGAAAAAGTCCCCTACATCACGCAATGGTCGCTGAACATCTGGGTGCTCTTCTACGGAGCCCTACCGCTCCTTATGCACCAAGTCTACGCCACATTCACAGGCCACAACCTAGGCCCAATAGCCGTCTTCAACTTCTACTTCATGGCCTTCAACgccgtcgtcatcttcgaagtCCATATCCTCCGCCGCCTAGGCCACATCTACGGCTTCCTAGACGGCGACAAGCACGACCGCGACGGCGTCCCGGACGTCGGCATCGGCAAAGTAGTAACATCCCTCTACAAGACGACGGGCTCCCGCATCGCCCTCGCCGTCTACTTCACCTACAACATCAACCAGCTCCCCTCCCAACTAAACTGGCCCATGCTACCCCTCCAAATCGGGCTTTACGGCATCGTCCTCGACTTCTGGTTCTACTGGTACCACCGTCTCATGCACGATGTCAGCTTCCTCTGGAAATTCCACCGCACTCACCACCTCACTAAACACCCGAACCCTCTACTCGCCGCCTACGCAGACCACGAACAGGAATTCTTCGATATGGTCGGCGTCCCCATGGCTACCTACTTCAGTCTCAAGCTCATGGGCCTGCCGCTCGGCTTCTACGAGTGGTGGCTCTGTCACCAGTATATCGCCTTCACGGAAGTGCTGGGCCACAGCGGTCTGCGCTTGCATTCAACCGGTGCCTCGACCATGGCCTGGCTGCTTGAGCTCCTTGGTGCGGAGATCGTCATTGAAGACCATGATCTCCATCATCGGAAGGGCTGGCGCAAGAGCCATAACTACGGGAAGCAGACTAGACTCTGGGATAGGATTTTCGGGACCTGTCATGATCGCATCGAGGGGACGAAGGATAATATTGATTATGTGAATTCGGTTAATATgcctttgttttga
- a CDS encoding putative TRAF-like signal transducer (predicted protein), whose amino-acid sequence MGPYFEAQNARLDSMELTIRHLQQRNEIFEDGLASIRSTLVESSRVMSARNLDIPAEANSQTRPSNSSDATNEQYDNSNASSNATTYLLALHESLREEVGQLSHAITDLDARASMAIMNECLRLKEDMAHTNAAVSSIRMQVQWLMNPRIHQGQRTGVRTNSSNNGNETRSGQLGSSASGPSNATAPSPGFLRPRRLSDSGREGTKL is encoded by the coding sequence ATGGGGCCTTATTTTGAAGCTCAGAATGCACGACTTGATTCTATGGAGCTGACTAttcgtcatcttcaacagCGCAATGAAATCTTCGAGGATGGACTTGCGAGCATTCGGTCTACTCTTGTCGAATCGTCTCGTGTTATGTCTGCACGGAACCTGGACATACCGGCCGAGGCTAATAGTCAGACAAGGCCGTCGAACTCATCTGACGCGACAAATGAACAATATGACAATTCCAACGCCTCGTCTAATGCGACTACCTACCTTCTTGCGCTCCATGAGtctcttcgagaagaagttgggcaGTTATCACATGCAATCACGGATCTAGATGCTCGCGCTAGCATGGCAATCATGAACGAATGCCTTCGATTaaaggaggatatggccCATACGAACGCGGCTGTCAGCAGCATTCGAATGCAGGTGCAATGGCTCATGAACCCTCGCATCCACCAGGGCCAACGGACAGGGGTTCgtaccaacagcagcaataaCGGCAATGAAACACGATCCGGGCAACTAGGCTCCTCGGCGTCAGGACCAAGCAATGCCACTGCGCCATCGCCGGGCTTTCTGCGGCCCCGAAGACTCAGCGACAGCGGACGCGAAGGGACCAAACTTTGA
- a CDS encoding syntaxin family protein (predicted protein), which translates to MPNPSQLFLLADHIKLSLLERQRAISLDLEPNSQDGEISRSLESLHDGIEDVERDLSQLERTNDDGAAELKDQLFHLKSQYQDLSSQFSGHSTSAGASGSSPSPEFANVKSSPDLKQPVPQHPPSKSVRFMNSATEEADLERQNLFQPYRDSPSPTGVDQSDLSNEQIYDRHNEIMRDQDEQLDRLGESIGRQHQLSIQIGDELEGHVALLDGMDGDIDRHQHRLDGARKRLDKIRRSAGDNWSLMTIVGLIIILVILIVILK; encoded by the coding sequence ATGCCGAACCCATCGcagctctttctccttgcAGACCATATCAAACTCTCTCTCTTAGAACGACAACGAGCGATCTCATTGGATTTGGAACCCAACAGCCAAGACGGAGAGATCTCTCGCTCTTTGGAATCGTTGCACGACGGCATCGAGGATGTGGAGAGAGACCTCTCTCAGTTGGAGCGGACCAACGATGATGGCGCCGCCGAGCTGAAAGATCAGCTATTCCATCTGAAATCGCAGTATCAAGATTTGTCGTCTCAGTTCAGCGGACACAGCACCTCAGCCGGCGCCAGCGGCTCCTCTCCATCGCCTGAATTCGCCAATGTCAAATCGTCTCCTGACCTCAAACAACCAGTCCCGCAGCACCCTCCTTCAAAGTCAGTTCGGTTTATGAACTCGGCTACTGAAGAAGCCGATCTCGAGCGACAAAACCTTTTCCAGCCATACCGCGACTCACCTTCCCCTACTGGCGTAGACCAATCTGACCTGTCGAATGAACAAATATATGATCGACACAATGAGATCATGCGCGACCAGGACGAACAGCTAGATCGTCTGGGCGAATCCATCGGGCGGCAACATCAACTCAGTATTCAGATAGGGGATGAGCTAGAAGGCCACGTCGCGTTGTTAGACGGTATGGATGGTGATATTGACAGACATCAGCATCGGCTAGACGGGGCTAGAAAACGACTGGACAAGATCCGGAGAAGCGCGGGTGACAATTGGAGCCTGATGACGATCGTCGGTTTGATCATTATCCTGGTCATTCTCATTGTCATTTTGAAATAA